A region of the Apium graveolens cultivar Ventura chromosome 6, ASM990537v1, whole genome shotgun sequence genome:
TAAGGGGCCAAAGCTGCgccttactgataatactttcggagatgCTCCGCATTCCATGCTCGTGGAACCAACTTCTCTTCTAAGTATTCAAGGTGATAAGTTCCCTTCCACGAGATTGCTTttatcttgtatggtccttcccaattagctccaaataCTCCATGTTGGGGATTCTTTGTGTTTGGCATCACCTTCCTGAGTACCAGATCCCCTACCTTCAGCAGTTGTCCATTTACCTTCTTGTCGTAGTACCTTGCAGCACGCTGTTGATATGTCGCGAGCCTTAGCTGGGAATTCTC
Encoded here:
- the LOC141665365 gene encoding uncharacterized protein LOC141665365, translated to MAPVEVGSGSLRRDRYREEDAEVNQRLHLDFLEEARENSQLRLATYQQRAARYYDKKVNGQLLKVGDLVLRKVMPNTKNPQHGVFGANWEGPYKIKAISWKGTYHLEYLEEKLVPRAWNAEHLRKYYQ